The Gemmatimonadota bacterium genome has a segment encoding these proteins:
- a CDS encoding metallophosphoesterase, with protein MEPWSFLHICDMQPGSPRSYRFKKQNMDNWQTAYRQIQGITDVDLMLVGGDLTRDGALHDFEYEVAKRELDALPYPHYAIPGNMDTCNKHTDKNGATGREDIRLNVTAEQLDRFVPFFGDFPWSFVHKNVRFSGFYAAVAGSGLPHEARMWHWLECELPSLPRAAHHVVTMHYTLFMDTLDEPKWDITKADEYRDWYFSIDPPHRQRIFEAFKKSGVSIVLSGHIHCRRPPQVVEGISFYRCAGIAMPQAADRWDDGDPTLGFYRFDVTDGGITPTFIPLTEESQSNESYGPGGHPRPEERDYSLAWEKG; from the coding sequence ATGGAACCCTGGTCTTTTCTCCATATCTGCGATATGCAACCCGGTTCTCCCCGGTCCTATCGCTTCAAGAAGCAAAATATGGACAATTGGCAGACTGCTTACCGACAAATTCAAGGTATTACCGATGTTGATCTGATGCTCGTAGGTGGCGATCTCACGCGGGATGGAGCGCTCCACGATTTTGAGTATGAAGTTGCCAAACGCGAACTCGATGCCTTACCTTACCCGCATTATGCGATTCCCGGCAATATGGATACGTGCAACAAGCATACGGATAAAAATGGTGCTACCGGGCGCGAAGATATCCGCCTGAATGTCACTGCCGAGCAGCTGGATCGGTTTGTACCCTTTTTCGGCGATTTTCCCTGGAGCTTTGTTCACAAGAATGTGCGATTTAGCGGATTTTATGCGGCTGTGGCTGGTTCGGGATTGCCCCATGAGGCGCGTATGTGGCACTGGCTGGAGTGTGAGTTGCCGTCCCTTCCCCGCGCGGCGCATCACGTTGTGACGATGCATTATACCCTTTTTATGGATACGCTCGACGAACCCAAGTGGGATATTACAAAAGCGGATGAGTATAGGGACTGGTATTTTTCGATTGATCCACCACACAGACAGCGCATTTTTGAGGCTTTTAAGAAATCCGGTGTGTCCATTGTTCTGAGTGGACATATTCACTGCCGCCGTCCACCCCAGGTTGTTGAGGGTATTTCTTTTTACCGCTGCGCGGGTATAGCGATGCCCCAGGCGGCTGACCGATGGGACGATGGCGATCCCACGTTGGGCTTCTATCGTTTTGACGTGACAGACGGTGGTATAACCCCTACATTTATTCCTTTGACCGAGGAATCGCAATCTAACGAGAGTTATGGTCCAGGGGGACATCCCAGGCCTGAGGAACGCGATTATTCGCTCGCGTGGGAGAAAGGTTAG